Proteins from one Pseudomonadota bacterium genomic window:
- the prmC gene encoding peptide chain release factor N(5)-glutamine methyltransferase: protein MSENWTVIKLLDWASPYLEKYGITTPRLDAELLLARVLSCDRIDLYLNYDQPTSATERAVFKKLLIRRREREPIAYILGEKEFWSLPFRVNSKVLIPRPETEHLVEAAITIINQYYPAGGTVVDLGAGSGNILLSIAHHFQAHAGLNWLGFDLSPKAVEVASKNARRLKLERVAFSVADLAEVRPDPGQNWDIILSNPPYIPTAELKKLAGEVRREPQRALDGGPDGLDYYRILSQRISSLLPDGGFLIVEVGDGQAGKVKALLVEQNPHSLDTVLDLQGIERVVVGQWIKS from the coding sequence ATGAGCGAGAACTGGACGGTGATAAAATTGCTGGACTGGGCTTCACCCTATCTGGAGAAGTACGGCATAACCACTCCGAGACTGGATGCTGAGCTGCTGTTGGCCAGGGTGTTGTCCTGTGATCGGATAGATTTATATTTGAATTATGACCAGCCAACTTCAGCAACGGAACGGGCAGTTTTTAAAAAGTTACTTATCAGGCGGCGGGAGCGGGAGCCCATTGCCTATATCCTCGGAGAAAAGGAGTTCTGGTCTTTACCCTTCAGGGTGAATTCCAAAGTGCTGATCCCGCGCCCCGAAACGGAACATCTGGTTGAGGCCGCCATTACAATTATCAATCAGTACTATCCAGCTGGCGGAACCGTGGTTGATTTAGGTGCTGGCAGCGGTAATATTTTATTGTCCATTGCTCACCATTTTCAGGCCCATGCCGGCTTAAACTGGTTGGGATTTGATCTGAGCCCCAAGGCGGTGGAAGTGGCCAGCAAAAATGCCCGGCGGTTGAAATTGGAACGGGTTGCATTTTCAGTAGCTGATTTGGCTGAAGTACGGCCCGATCCGGGACAGAATTGGGATATCATTCTCAGCAATCCGCCCTATATCCCGACTGCAGAGCTGAAAAAACTGGCAGGGGAAGTGAGGCGGGAGCCTCAGCGGGCTCTGGATGGTGGTCCTGATGGGTTGGATTATTATCGGATATTGAGTCAAAGAATTTCTTCGTTATTGCCTGATGGCGGTTTTTTGATAGTGGAAGTGGGGGATGGCCAGGCGGGAAAAGTAAAGGCACTGTTGGTTGAGCAAAACCCTCATAGTTTAGATACGGTTTTGGATCTTCAGGGAATAGAAAGGGTAGTTGTCGGACAATGGATAAAATCGTAG
- the prfA gene encoding peptide chain release factor 1 yields MFSKLGEVEEKFIDLEREMMQPEIASDPKRFQATAKAAAELRPLVTSYREYKQIEVELMENQEVIQGDDEELKSLAQEELPDLLEKKELLVDRLRRLLLPKDPNDEKNVVLEIRAGTGGDEAALFAADLFRMYSRYADQRRWKLEILSQSMIGVGGFKEIIALVQGQGVYSQLKFESGVHRVQRVPTTESQGRIHTSAVTVAILPEVDDVELEINPGDLRIDVYRASGPGGQSVNTTDSAVRITHVPTGLVVSCQDEKSQHKNKAKGMQILKARLFDLKQQEQHDQISADRRQQVGSGDRSERIRTYNFPQGRITDHRIGLTLHKLEQVMAGDLDEIISALITFYQAEALKAGQE; encoded by the coding sequence ATGTTTTCCAAGCTAGGTGAAGTGGAAGAAAAATTTATTGATTTGGAACGGGAAATGATGCAGCCGGAGATTGCCTCTGATCCCAAGCGATTTCAAGCTACAGCGAAAGCAGCCGCGGAATTGCGCCCTTTAGTAACCAGCTATCGTGAATACAAACAGATTGAAGTAGAGCTGATGGAAAATCAGGAGGTCATCCAGGGCGATGATGAAGAATTGAAATCCCTGGCCCAGGAAGAACTTCCGGATTTGCTGGAAAAAAAAGAATTGCTGGTGGACAGGTTGCGCCGACTTCTGTTGCCGAAAGACCCCAATGATGAAAAAAATGTGGTCCTGGAAATCCGCGCCGGAACCGGCGGGGATGAAGCCGCCCTCTTTGCTGCTGATCTGTTTCGAATGTACAGTCGCTATGCCGATCAGCGTCGATGGAAGCTTGAAATTTTAAGTCAGAGTATGATCGGGGTTGGCGGCTTCAAGGAAATTATTGCCCTGGTTCAGGGGCAGGGGGTTTATAGTCAACTGAAATTTGAAAGTGGCGTCCACCGGGTTCAAAGAGTTCCTACCACCGAATCCCAGGGGCGAATACATACGTCTGCAGTGACTGTGGCGATTTTACCGGAAGTGGATGATGTGGAACTGGAAATTAATCCAGGTGATCTGCGCATTGATGTTTACCGGGCTTCCGGACCCGGTGGGCAAAGTGTTAATACCACTGACTCGGCGGTGCGGATAACCCATGTTCCCACAGGGCTGGTGGTTTCCTGCCAGGATGAGAAATCTCAGCATAAAAACAAGGCTAAAGGCATGCAGATTCTTAAGGCCAGATTGTTTGACCTGAAACAGCAGGAACAGCATGATCAGATTTCCGCTGATAGGCGTCAACAGGTGGGTTCCGGGGATCGCAGTGAACGGATCCGAACCTATAATTTCCCCCAGGGGAGGATCACAGACCATCGTATCGGTCTGACTTTACATAAGCTTGAGCAGGTGATGGCTGGTGATCTTGATGAGATCATTTCAGCCCTGATAACCTTTTATCAGGCGGAGGCGTTGAAGGCCGGGCAGGAATGA
- the thyX gene encoding FAD-dependent thymidylate synthase gives MQATVLAHTAEPVKVVAMAARLCYSPLDIENLWCSDIAEDQQLIEKVLALGHESVLEHASFSLGIEGVSRVLSHQLVRHRLASFSQQSQRYVSFDKGFSYQVPPSILKDESLRQEYDRMMEQSAEFYRHLRERKIPAEDARFVLPNAADTRLVMSMNARELRHFFRLRCCRRAQWEIRVLATEILRQLRKIALPLFHDAGPACLSGPCPEGPMSCGEAKAVRREFAELE, from the coding sequence TTGCAGGCTACTGTTCTTGCGCATACGGCTGAGCCGGTAAAAGTGGTGGCGATGGCTGCCCGTTTGTGTTATTCACCCCTGGATATTGAGAATCTGTGGTGCAGTGACATTGCTGAAGATCAGCAGTTGATTGAAAAAGTTTTGGCGTTGGGACACGAGTCGGTACTGGAGCACGCTTCATTCTCTCTTGGTATTGAAGGGGTTTCACGGGTACTCAGCCACCAGCTGGTCCGCCATCGACTGGCTTCCTTTTCTCAGCAAAGCCAGCGATATGTCAGCTTTGACAAAGGTTTTTCTTATCAAGTTCCACCTTCTATCCTGAAAGATGAGTCTTTGCGCCAGGAATATGATAGAATGATGGAACAATCAGCAGAGTTTTATCGCCACCTGCGCGAACGGAAGATTCCGGCTGAGGATGCGAGGTTTGTTCTTCCCAATGCTGCTGATACCCGATTGGTAATGAGCATGAATGCCCGGGAATTACGTCATTTTTTTCGGCTTCGTTGTTGCCGGCGGGCCCAGTGGGAAATTAGAGTGCTGGCCACTGAAATATTACGTCAACTGAGGAAAATTGCCTTGCCGCTTTTTCATGATGCCGGTCCAGCCTGTCTTTCCGGACCCTGCCCGGAAGGGCCGATGAGTTGTGGGGAGGCGAAGGCCGTGAGGCGGGAATTTGCTGAATTGGAGTAG
- the rpmE gene encoding 50S ribosomal protein L31: MKKDIHPKYDACKVTCACGNSFDTRATIPEIKVEICSECHPFYTGKQKLLDTAGRIEKFRRKYSKPGN, from the coding sequence ATGAAAAAAGATATCCATCCTAAGTATGATGCCTGCAAAGTAACCTGTGCCTGTGGGAACAGTTTTGACACCCGGGCAACTATCCCGGAGATAAAAGTTGAGATTTGTTCCGAGTGTCATCCTTTTTATACCGGCAAACAGAAATTACTTGATACAGCCGGCCGTATAGAGAAATTCCGCCGGAAATACAGCAAGCCGGGAAATTAG
- the rho gene encoding transcription termination factor Rho translates to MNLNELKNKKISDLTALAKELKVEGAAGMRKQDLIFALLQAHTNKNGEIQGSGVLEILPDGFGFLRAPDYNYISGPDDIYVSPSQIRRFNLRTGDTVSGQIRSPKESERYFALLKVQAVNHEDPESARDKILFDNLTPLFPDEHFVMEREHDNYAMRIMDLITPIGKGQRGLIVAPPRTGKTVLLKNIANSLTANHPEITLIVLLIDERPEEVTDMQRSVDGEVISSTFDEPAQRHVQVAEMVIEKAKRLVEHKHDVVILLDSITRLARAYNTVVPPSGKVLSGGVDSNALHKPKRFFGAARNIEEGGSLTIISTALIETGSRMDDVIFEEFKGTGNMELHLDRKLADKRTFPAIDIARSGTRREDLLMSKRDLQLVWILRKFLQPMGIVESMEFLLEKMEGTKNNAEFLDSMNS, encoded by the coding sequence ATGAATTTAAACGAACTGAAAAACAAGAAAATTTCTGACCTCACGGCGCTGGCTAAGGAATTGAAAGTCGAAGGTGCTGCCGGCATGAGGAAACAGGACCTGATTTTTGCTTTGTTGCAGGCCCACACCAATAAAAATGGTGAGATTCAGGGTTCAGGAGTGCTGGAAATTCTTCCTGACGGTTTTGGTTTTTTGCGGGCTCCGGATTATAATTATATTTCGGGGCCGGATGATATTTATGTTTCGCCTTCCCAGATCCGCCGGTTTAATTTACGTACCGGCGATACCGTTTCCGGGCAGATCCGCTCACCAAAGGAAAGTGAGCGTTATTTTGCCCTTTTGAAGGTCCAAGCTGTCAATCATGAAGACCCCGAAAGTGCCAGGGATAAAATTTTATTTGATAACCTGACTCCCCTCTTCCCTGATGAACACTTCGTCATGGAACGGGAACATGATAACTATGCCATGAGGATCATGGATCTGATAACTCCCATAGGCAAAGGTCAGCGTGGTCTGATTGTAGCCCCGCCCCGGACGGGTAAGACCGTACTGCTAAAAAATATTGCCAATAGTCTGACGGCCAATCATCCCGAGATTACCCTGATTGTCCTGCTCATTGATGAACGGCCGGAAGAGGTGACCGATATGCAGAGATCGGTAGACGGCGAGGTGATTTCTTCCACCTTTGACGAGCCTGCCCAGCGACATGTGCAGGTGGCGGAAATGGTCATTGAAAAGGCCAAAAGACTGGTTGAACATAAACATGATGTGGTTATTCTGCTGGACAGCATTACCCGCTTGGCCCGGGCATATAACACCGTAGTTCCTCCCAGTGGCAAGGTGCTTTCCGGCGGGGTTGATTCCAATGCCCTGCATAAACCCAAGCGCTTTTTCGGGGCGGCCAGAAATATTGAGGAAGGTGGTTCCCTGACCATCATTTCCACCGCCTTGATTGAAACCGGAAGCCGGATGGATGATGTTATTTTTGAAGAATTTAAAGGGACGGGAAACATGGAGCTCCACCTTGACCGGAAACTGGCGGATAAACGAACTTTTCCGGCCATTGATATTGCGCGATCAGGAACCAGGAGGGAAGACCTGCTGATGAGTAAACGTGACCTGCAACTGGTATGGATATTACGAAAATTTCTCCAGCCCATGGGAATAGTGGAAAGCATGGAATTCCTGTTGGAAAAAATGGAAGGCACAAAAAATAATGCCGAATTTCTCGATTCCATGAACAGTTAG
- a CDS encoding XTP/dITP diphosphatase, protein MMPREIVVATGNLGKLREIRDLLADLPINLKSLADFTDVKMPAENGETFSANARQKALFVVKKTGSWVLADDSGLVVPSLNGEPGIYSARYAGDDADDRANNLHLLAKLQDVSVVRRQAWFVCVMVLATPSGKIHQFEGRCEGRIAATMKGDEGFGYDPLFLLAPDYTKTMAEINLAEKQRISHRGEALRQLKEWLLVQR, encoded by the coding sequence ATGATGCCCCGTGAAATTGTTGTTGCCACTGGAAACCTGGGGAAACTGCGGGAAATTCGCGACCTGCTGGCAGACTTGCCGATTAATTTAAAGTCGCTGGCAGATTTTACCGATGTTAAAATGCCGGCGGAAAATGGCGAGACATTTTCCGCCAACGCCAGACAAAAAGCCCTGTTTGTGGTTAAAAAAACCGGTAGCTGGGTGTTGGCTGACGATTCCGGGCTTGTCGTGCCCAGCCTGAACGGTGAGCCGGGTATTTATTCCGCCCGTTATGCCGGTGACGATGCTGATGACCGGGCAAATAATCTTCACCTGCTGGCAAAACTGCAGGATGTCTCTGTCGTCCGGCGACAGGCCTGGTTTGTCTGTGTCATGGTACTGGCAACACCAAGTGGTAAAATTCACCAGTTTGAAGGCCGTTGCGAGGGGCGAATAGCCGCAACAATGAAAGGGGATGAAGGTTTTGGTTATGATCCTCTATTCCTTCTGGCTCCGGATTACACTAAAACCATGGCTGAAATCAATCTGGCTGAAAAGCAGCGTATCAGTCACCGGGGAGAGGCTTTGCGCCAGCTGAAAGAGTGGCTGTTGGTTCAGAGGTGA
- the rph gene encoding ribonuclease PH: MEKNFLRHDQRKAEQLRPVSFYPGYLDYPAGSVLISIGNTRVLCAATVEESVPRFLRGKGGGWLTAEYSLLPCSTHTRSQREASRGKQGGRTMEIQRLIGRSLRSVVDLNALGERTVWIDCDVLQADGGTRTASITGAYAALGLALIKLDTEHKISGGRALTDTLAAVSVGMVGNMPVLDLDYREDSTAEVDMNVVMTGRGEFVELQGTAEGTSFGMDPLQKMLALAQAGINDLIKQMDDDVFAGRLQSLVMNTDE, from the coding sequence ATGGAAAAGAATTTCCTTCGCCACGACCAGCGAAAGGCTGAACAGTTGCGTCCGGTTAGTTTTTATCCCGGCTATTTAGATTACCCGGCAGGGTCTGTGTTGATTTCTATTGGTAATACCAGGGTGCTGTGTGCCGCAACCGTAGAGGAGTCTGTTCCCAGGTTTCTCAGAGGGAAGGGGGGCGGCTGGTTGACGGCGGAATACTCCCTGCTGCCCTGTTCGACCCATACCAGGAGCCAGCGGGAGGCGAGTCGGGGAAAACAGGGTGGAAGAACCATGGAGATTCAGCGCCTTATCGGTCGCAGTTTACGCTCGGTGGTTGACTTGAATGCTCTGGGTGAAAGAACTGTCTGGATTGACTGTGACGTTTTGCAGGCGGATGGGGGGACCAGAACGGCATCGATCACCGGGGCTTATGCCGCGTTGGGTCTGGCTCTGATAAAGCTGGATACCGAACATAAGATTTCCGGGGGACGAGCATTGACCGATACCCTGGCCGCAGTCAGCGTTGGCATGGTGGGGAACATGCCGGTTCTCGATCTTGATTATCGCGAAGATTCAACCGCTGAAGTTGATATGAATGTGGTGATGACCGGCAGAGGTGAATTTGTTGAACTCCAGGGGACTGCCGAAGGAACATCTTTTGGGATGGATCCCCTCCAGAAAATGCTGGCTCTGGCACAAGCCGGAATAAATGATTTAATCAAACAGATGGATGATGATGTGTTTGCCGGCCGTCTTCAATCGCTGGTGATGAACACTGATGAATAA
- a CDS encoding 2Fe-2S iron-sulfur cluster-binding protein, with product MVEITINGKKVQVEEGTTILEAAKANQVNIPTLCYHELLEPYGACRLCLVEVVKNGRRSLTTSCNYPVTAPIEVETDTEKVINSRKMVLELLLSRCNTSPKLNQLAAEYGLKKSPFELHYDDCILCGLCERVCREIVGANAITFAQRGTERVVIPPFGEEAEFCIGCGACVYVCPTNAIQIQEDGEEKIIDRWSRVLKLRTCSECGMEFAPDFQLRFIQKKYDLPEDFFDLCRDCRAMKK from the coding sequence ATGGTAGAGATAACAATAAATGGAAAAAAGGTACAGGTGGAGGAAGGGACGACAATCCTGGAGGCCGCGAAGGCAAATCAGGTCAACATCCCCACTCTTTGTTACCATGAACTTCTTGAGCCCTATGGAGCATGTAGATTATGCCTGGTGGAGGTAGTGAAAAATGGACGTCGTTCACTGACTACCTCCTGCAACTATCCGGTGACCGCTCCTATAGAGGTGGAGACTGATACGGAAAAGGTCATAAACTCGAGGAAGATGGTTTTGGAATTGCTGTTGTCCCGTTGTAATACCTCCCCGAAGCTGAATCAGCTGGCGGCTGAATATGGCCTCAAGAAATCGCCTTTTGAGTTGCATTATGACGATTGTATCCTTTGTGGCTTATGTGAGCGTGTTTGTCGGGAGATTGTCGGTGCCAATGCCATTACTTTTGCCCAGCGTGGAACTGAACGGGTAGTGATTCCTCCCTTTGGTGAAGAGGCTGAATTTTGTATTGGTTGCGGCGCCTGTGTTTACGTCTGTCCTACCAATGCTATCCAGATTCAGGAAGATGGTGAGGAGAAGATCATCGACCGCTGGTCCCGGGTGTTGAAATTACGGACTTGTAGTGAGTGCGGGATGGAGTTCGCTCCGGATTTTCAACTGCGGTTTATCCAGAAGAAATATGATTTACCGGAAGATTTCTTTGATTTGTGTCGGGACTGCCGGGCGATGAAGAAATAG
- a CDS encoding NADH-quinone oxidoreductase subunit NuoF, with protein MKRIQSASELEAYRQECMASRDPQRTVITICAGTGCQAHGCSNVVAAMQQELDKQGLDQVEVKATGCHGFCERGPLVVIHPQGVFYNKVKVEDVPDIIARTVKEGEVIESLLYALPATKEQISLEKDVPFYKLQERIIFGSNGLIDPTSIDDYLAIGGYQALSKALTGMTTDAVLDEVKISGLRGRGGGGFPTGRKWESTRDVDSGVKYVICNADEGDPGAYMDRSLLEGNPHSVIEGMLLGAYAVGATEGYVYVRHEYPLAVANLTMALEAAREMGFLGQNILGSGFNFDIKISRGGGAFVCGESSALIASIEGQVGEPRAKHIHMAESGLWGKPTVLNNVETWANVPVIIDKGAELFRSIGTEGSPGTKIFSLVGKVNNTGLVEVPMGISLREIIFDIGGGIPGGRSFKAVQTGGPSGGCIPEEHLDLQVDFDELDKVGSMMGSGGMIVMDDRTCMVDVAKYFLNFLKGESCGKCTTCREGILRMYEILDKITRGEGELSDLDMLEKLASVVQEASMCGLGKTAPNPVLSTLRYFRDEYLAHINDKKCPAGVCKDLIHFEIDPDACTGCHKCARVCPVDAAHGKKKEPHEIDQEKCIKCGMCYDACKFDAVKII; from the coding sequence ATGAAAAGAATACAATCAGCCTCAGAACTGGAAGCCTATCGCCAGGAATGTATGGCATCCCGGGATCCCCAGCGGACAGTGATTACCATTTGTGCCGGTACCGGCTGCCAGGCTCATGGATGTTCCAATGTGGTGGCTGCGATGCAGCAGGAACTGGATAAACAGGGTCTTGATCAGGTTGAAGTGAAAGCAACCGGCTGTCATGGTTTTTGCGAACGTGGTCCGCTGGTAGTTATTCATCCCCAGGGGGTGTTCTATAATAAAGTGAAGGTTGAGGATGTTCCTGACATTATTGCCAGGACTGTGAAGGAAGGAGAAGTAATTGAGTCGCTTCTCTATGCCCTGCCGGCTACCAAAGAACAGATATCCCTGGAGAAAGATGTCCCGTTTTATAAACTGCAGGAGCGGATTATTTTTGGCAGTAACGGCCTGATCGACCCCACAAGTATTGATGACTATCTGGCTATCGGCGGCTATCAGGCGCTTTCCAAAGCCTTGACCGGCATGACTACGGATGCGGTTCTGGATGAGGTGAAAATTTCAGGGCTGCGGGGCCGTGGTGGTGGCGGATTCCCCACCGGTCGTAAATGGGAATCCACCAGGGACGTTGATTCTGGGGTTAAATATGTGATTTGCAACGCCGACGAGGGTGACCCCGGGGCCTATATGGATCGCAGCCTGCTGGAAGGCAACCCCCACTCGGTTATTGAGGGTATGCTGCTTGGGGCCTATGCCGTTGGGGCCACGGAAGGCTATGTCTATGTACGTCACGAATATCCGCTGGCAGTTGCCAATTTAACCATGGCTCTTGAGGCTGCCCGGGAAATGGGCTTTTTGGGACAGAACATTCTAGGCAGTGGTTTTAATTTTGATATCAAGATCAGCCGCGGTGGCGGAGCCTTTGTCTGTGGAGAATCTAGTGCCCTGATTGCCTCCATTGAGGGGCAGGTGGGAGAGCCGCGGGCCAAGCATATTCACATGGCTGAAAGCGGCCTCTGGGGCAAGCCGACGGTATTGAACAATGTGGAAACCTGGGCCAATGTTCCGGTGATTATTGATAAAGGTGCCGAGTTGTTCCGAAGCATCGGCACCGAGGGCAGCCCCGGAACCAAGATCTTTTCTCTGGTGGGAAAGGTCAATAATACCGGCCTGGTTGAAGTCCCGATGGGTATCTCGCTGCGTGAAATTATTTTCGATATCGGTGGTGGTATTCCCGGTGGCCGTTCCTTTAAAGCTGTGCAGACCGGTGGGCCTTCCGGTGGCTGTATTCCGGAAGAACATCTTGACCTGCAGGTTGATTTTGATGAGCTTGACAAGGTTGGATCAATGATGGGCTCCGGTGGTATGATTGTCATGGATGACCGTACCTGCATGGTGGATGTGGCCAAATACTTTCTCAACTTTCTCAAGGGTGAATCCTGTGGTAAATGTACGACCTGTCGGGAAGGAATCTTAAGGATGTACGAGATTCTTGATAAAATTACCCGGGGTGAAGGAGAGCTTAGCGACCTTGATATGTTAGAGAAACTAGCATCGGTGGTTCAGGAAGCCTCCATGTGCGGGCTGGGAAAAACAGCTCCAAATCCGGTGTTGAGCACCCTGCGTTATTTCCGGGATGAATATCTTGCTCATATTAATGACAAAAAATGTCCGGCCGGAGTTTGTAAGGACTTGATTCACTTTGAAATTGATCCTGATGCCTGTACCGGTTGTCATAAGTGCGCCCGGGTATGCCCTGTTGACGCAGCTCACGGGAAGAAAAAAGAGCCTCACGAAATTGATCAGGAGAAATGTATTAAATGCGGTATGTGTTATGATGCCTGCAAATTTGACGCGGTGAAAATTATCTGA
- the nuoE gene encoding NADH-quinone oxidoreductase subunit NuoE, protein METKVKDIIAKYGVDPAQIIAMLQDLQSAKRYLPEEDLRELAAILGIPLAHIYRIATFFKAFSLEPKGEHIINVCVGTACHVRGASRILDELERQLGVASGGTTSDQKFSLETVNCLGACALGPVVVVDQEYHGDMTPGQVDKLMENYR, encoded by the coding sequence ATGGAAACAAAAGTAAAGGATATTATTGCCAAGTATGGAGTAGACCCGGCCCAGATTATCGCTATGTTGCAGGATCTCCAGAGTGCCAAGCGCTATCTGCCGGAAGAAGATTTACGGGAATTGGCTGCAATACTGGGTATCCCTCTGGCTCACATCTACCGGATAGCGACGTTTTTTAAAGCTTTCAGCCTGGAACCGAAAGGCGAACATATTATTAACGTCTGTGTAGGGACGGCCTGTCATGTGCGCGGTGCCAGCCGGATTTTGGATGAGTTGGAGCGGCAGTTGGGGGTTGCCAGTGGTGGAACAACCTCTGATCAGAAGTTTTCTTTGGAGACGGTTAACTGTCTGGGGGCTTGTGCCCTTGGCCCGGTGGTTGTGGTTGACCAGGAGTACCATGGTGATATGACTCCTGGGCAGGTGGATAAATTGATGGAGAATTACCGTTAA